The following coding sequences are from one Brienomyrus brachyistius isolate T26 chromosome 2, BBRACH_0.4, whole genome shotgun sequence window:
- the eif4enif1 gene encoding eukaryotic translation initiation factor 4E transporter isoform X2 gives MEKGDCVEEQENGEASTEVVREGMAPCYRYTKERLLEIRGLPCSNERPECLSEKYDSDGVWDPEKWHASLYPSSDRVSPVESFKRDYADDRIPLKRRVADPRERLKEDDLDVVLSPQRRSFGGGCQGSAVPVPATRRAVSPLENKENESLRLGGARRVGSGRIMATRGFERDSRGDKDVRERDRERDFKDKRFRRDFGDKRVFSERRRNESYTEEEPEWFSGGPMSQSETIELIGFDEKVLEEDKRRPKRSRKRSESVKEALECNGGLVEEPEMVTEPAADQEVPQREALQEQTMGEFDFNEFFNLEKTMPGLASQQPADLPLPEPLVPPPQPKSLLQELLGPPRAGSPTLLNSLLGSPDSGSGLLRPGVTSPPLFPQRAPSPEYYPGRVHPQAGFAVGAQPLLPDQFANLPRPLSPGLTPQEMRALPLTVDSATLDALIQRDLALHTRQLLHPGLSKLPQDKAHRTRQPRMNRSPGPGGLAAGGSPSNVVSSMLSPSFTPTSVIRKMYETKEKNRDEAGSRPDMGPRSQEDSNSSPSSFLEGGEGRGSPAGGAKPGFPRSTCSTPLSSQPRHSKDSERPQQSASDHHTPTLSPGHTSPFPRPIYPVPLLSHVPLGRPPPQVHPSVVQRMLAQGLQPQQLPPTLLPAGVFPPGVDLSQVQGLPPALLGQPFYALGASGYPLVPPRPGNPLPLTVLQQPRPVVHTAVSGVPPPGSMPPSQGPQRTGHLQRRAGSPQLGLAKWFGSDVLQQPLPSMPTKVISVDELEFSQ, from the exons ATGGAGAAAGGTGACTGTGTAGAAGAGCAGGAGAATGGCGAGGCCTCCACAGAGGTGGTGAGGGAAGGAATGGCACCCTGTTACCGGTACACCAAG gAGAGGCTTTTGGAAATAAGGGGGCTTCCATGTTCCAATGAGCGGCCAGAATGCCTTTCGGAGAAGTATGACAG TGACGGCGTGTGGGACCCAGAGAAGTGGCACGCGTCACTCTACCCCAGCTCAGATCGGGTGTCTCCCGTGGAGAGCTTTAAGAGAGACTATGCTGATGACCGGATTCCCTTGAAGCGCCGGGTTGCAG ATCCCCGTGAAAGACTCAAAGAAGATGATCTGGACGTGGTGCTTAGTCCCCAGCGTCGCAGCTTTGGGGGTGGCTGTCAGGGTAGCGCGGTGCCCGTACCAGCCACTCGCCGGGCTGTCAGCCCCCTGGAGaacaaggagaatgagagtCTGAGACTGGGTGGAGCACGGCGCGTGGGCAGTGGGCGCATCATGGCGACGCGCGGCTTTGAGAGGGACTCCCGCGGAGACAAAGATGTCCGTGAGAGGGACCGTGAGCGTGACTTCAAGGACAAAAGGTTCCGG AGGGACTTTGGCGATAAGAGGGTCTTTAGCGAGAGGAGACGAAACGAGTCTTACACAGAGGAGGAGCCAGAGTGGTTTTCTGGGGGTCCGATGAGTCAGTCGGAGACCATCGAGCTCATCGGCTTTGACGAGAAGGTGCTTGAGGAGGACAAACGTCGACCCAAGCGTTCACGCAAACGATCCGAATCTGTAAAGGAAG CACTGGAGTGTAATGGTGGACTTGTAGAAGAGCCTGAGATGGTTACAGAGCCTGCTGCTGACCAGGAGGTTCCACAAAGAGAAGCCCTACAAGAACAGACCATGGGAGAATTTGACTTCAATGAATTCTTCAACCTAGAGAAGACTATGCCTGGGCTGGCCTCG cagcagcctgcagaCCTTCCCCTACCGGAACCCCTGGTGCCTCCCCCACAGCCGAAGAGCCTCTTACAG GAGCTCCTCGGTCCACCTCGGGCCGGTTCCCCGACTCTGCTGAACAGCCTGCTTGGCAGCCCTGATTCGGGCTCGGGCCTGCTTAGGCCGGGTGTGACGTCCCCGCCCCTGTTCCCACAGAGGGCTCCTTCACCTGAGTACTACCCAGGCCGTGTGCATCCCCAAGCCG GGTTTGCAGTTGGAGCACAGCCCCTTCTACCGGATCAGTTTGCAAATCTCCCCCGACCCCTGAGTCCTGGGCTGACCCCTCAGGAG ATGAGGGCGCTGCCCTTGACGGTTGACTCTGCTACCCTGGACGCACTTATCCAACGGGATCTGGCCCTGCACACACGCCAGCTTCTCCATCCTGGCTTGAGCAAGCTGCCCCAGGACAAGGCTCACCGCACCAG GCAGCCCCGGATGAACCGGTCCCCTGGTCCCGGGGGACTCGCCGCTGGAGGCTCCCCCAGTAACGTGGTGTCCAGCATG CTCTCTCCGTCTTTTACGCCGACGTCGGTCATCCGAAAGATGTACGAGACCAAGGAGAAGAACCGTGACGAGGCAGGGAGTCGGCCTGACATGGGGCCGCGCTCTCAGGAGG ACAGCAACAGCTCCCCTAGTTCGTTCCTGGAGGGTGGTGAAGGTCGCggctcaccagcagggggcgccaaacCTGGCTTCCCTCGCTCTACCTGCTCCACTCCGCTCTCCAGCCAGCCCAGGCACTCCAAGGACTCGGAGCGCCCTCAGCAGAGTGCTTCTGATCACCACACCCCAACCCTTTCCCCCGGCCACACATCGCCGTTCCCCCGACCTATTTACCCGGTGCCGCTGCTATCCCACGTTCCTCTGGGGCGGCCTCCTCCGCAGGTGCACCCCTCTGTGGTGCAGAGGATGTTGGCCCAGGGTCTCCAGCCCCAGCAGCTGCCCCCCACGCTGCTGCCAGCAG gagtgtTCCCCCCGGGTGTGGACCTCTCGCAAGTCCAGGGCCTGCCTCCAGCCCTGCTGGGCCAGCCGTTTTACGCCCTGGGAGCGTCAGGATACCCCCTGGTGCCCCCCCGTCCCGGAAACCCCTTGCCATTGACAGTGCTGCAGCAGCCAAGACCAG TGGTCCACACAGCGGTATCTGGAGTGCCCCCTCCTGGCAGCATGCCCCCCAGCCAGGGTCCACAGCGGACGGGGCACTTGCAGCGGCGGGCTGGGAGCCCTCAGCTTGGTCTGGCCAAGTGGTTTGGAAGCGACGTTCTTCAGCAACCGCTACCCTCCATGCCCACCAAAGTGATCAGTGTGGATGAGCTGGAGTTCAGCCAATGA
- the LOC125712367 gene encoding uncharacterized protein LOC125712367 — protein sequence MKDPVVLVALILSGDFALLCWANCVTEDVAYICTSMPSSFPSHLSSVLLFVKDMGEINSSVLQSANLASVTSLTMVGGISTIHPEALYSFSQLTRLNLNDNNLSEISSDWLRQPSLLMSLTVSGNRLQVLHESMLRNFSGLRSLNLSQNVIHTIMPGTFRSQGDLARLDLSGNKLTFISAEVFLQLHSTRILLHHNPWDCSCQAVASMQLIKELVSTSRLEREMDVVCATPAQLRGWPVWNVSECLPPWASIPQGDQPPPTSLPILVGLIVLGVLLCAACLLFGLYKWKWEKNQVKPHVDKGRDSLKSQQTGVNLKGRGPSDPTRSTGGKTRAKSAGAVLCIGQSDQQVSRTGNQLIVGQPRVWHHQNPAQGAETSPSEQTHAMDQGEETHLAGAQHDTSRESSLLQETEKLPYLIIGQEPAEQSTEPQGVRHGSRPRVNRKAISRMSTWPPTSAEWKKQHACRKEALNFSPVDFDNSINKRDADQRDFSLGSSDGDSQVNVDRPPAGGDIGDPPEDSYWPVVKTDILNFKGDIEKNDTAQPKEPGSQTQSAEANISPAQESCDVLQQIHGCQPEFNEAGRKGIKNQTARCPSSGSGAEISDHYGGSSFRSLPTHSSPADKKLLQGNEYAFINLLQEVVENQGRWTRDRWKQTHLNRQKGKAQKP from the exons ATGAAGG ATCCTGTGGTCTTAGTGGCCCTCATCCTTAGTGGAGATTTTGCCCTGCTGTGTTGGGCCAATTGCGTGACGGAAGATGTTGCCTATATCTGCACTTCAATGCCAAGCA GCTTCCCCTCCCATCTGTCTTCTGTCCTGCTCTTTGTGAAGGACATGGGAGAGATCAACTCCAGCGTGTTGCAGAGTGCTAACCTGGCTTCCGTGACCAGCCTCACCATGGTCGGTGGCATCTCCACCATCCACCCTGAAGCCCTGTACTCCTTCAGCCAGCTGACGAGACTCAATCTAAACGACAACAACCTCTCTGAGATCAGCTCCGACTGGCTGCGTCAGCCCAGCTTGCTGATGAGCCTCACCGTGTCTGGGAATCGGCTGCAAGTCCTGCATGAATCCATGCTGCGGAACTTCTCTGGCCTTAGGAGCCTAAACCTCTCACAGAACGTGATCCACACCATCATGCCAGGCACATTCCGATCACAGGGCGACTTGGCTAGGCTGGACCTGTCAGGCAACAAGCTGACCTTCATAAGTGCGGAGGTCTTCCTGCAACTCCATTCCACTCGCATCTTATTGCACCACAACCCGTGGGACTGTTCGTGCCAAGCAGTGGCCTCTATGCAGCTAATCAAAG AGCTGGTTAGCACTTCTCGCTTGGAGAGGGAAATGGATGTGGTGTGTGCCACACCAGCCCAACTGAGAGGATGGCCTGTGTGGAACGTGTCTGAATGCCTGCCACCCTGGGCCTCGATCCCGCAGGGGGACCAGCCGCCCCCAACCAGCCTCCCCATCCTTGTAGGCCTTATAG TTCTCGGTGTGCTGCTCTGTGCCGCCTGCCTACTCTTTGGCCTCTACAAGTGGAAATGGGAGAAGAATCAGGTGAAACCACATGTGGACAAGGGGAGGGACAGCCTAAAGTCTCAGCAGACGGGGGTGAATCTCAAAGGGAGGGGTCCATCAGACCCGACCAGGAGCACTGGAGGCAAGACCAGAGCCAAATCTGCAGGTGCTGTCCTTTGCATTGGTCAGTCTGACCAGCAGGTATCTAGAACAGGGAATCAACTAATCGTGGGTCAGCCGAGAGTGTGGCACCACCAAAACCCAGCACAGGGAGCAGAGACCAGTCCCTCTGAGCAGACACATGCCATGGATCAGGGTGAGGAAACACACTTGGCGGGGGCCCAGCACGACACGAGCAGAGAGTCAAGTCTGCTTCAGGAGACCGAGAAATTGCCCTACTTAATCATCGGCCAGGAGCCTGCAGAGCAAAGCACAGAACCCCAGGGCGTTCGTCATGGCAGCAGGCCCCGTGTCAACAGGAAGGCCATCAGCAGGATGTCAACCTGGCCACCCACTTCAGCCGAGTGGAAAAAGCAACACGCATGCAGAAAGGAAGCTCTGAATTTTTCTCCAGTCGATTTTGACAACTCGATCAATAAGAGAGATGCCGATCAGAGAGACTTCTCCCTGGGGAGTTCTGATGGTGATTCTCAGGTCAATGTGGACAGaccgccagcagggggcgacatAGGAGATCCCCCTGAAGATAGTTACTGGCCTGTGGTTAAAACAGACATCCTGAATTTCAAAGGGGACATTGAAAAGAATGACACAGCCCAACCTAAGGAGCCAGGCAGTCAGACCCAATCTGCTGAGGCTAACATCAGTCCAGCTCAGGAATCATGTGATGTGTTGCAACAGATCCATGGCTGTCAGCCTGAGTTCAATGAAGCAGGAAGAAAGGGGATAAAGAACCAAACCGCTAGGTGCCCCAGCAGTGGGTCTGGGGCAGAGATCTCAGACCATTATGGTGGATCTAGTTTCCGAAGTCTTCCGACCCACAGCTCACCGGCAGACAAGAAGCTCCTGCAAGGTAACGAATACGCGTTCATCAACCTGCTACAGGAGGTGGTGGAGAATCAAGGCCGCTGGACCCGTGACCGGTGGAAACAGACACATTtaaacaggcagaagggcaaagCACAGAAGCCATAG
- the eif4enif1 gene encoding eukaryotic translation initiation factor 4E transporter isoform X1, producing MEKGDCVEEQENGEASTEVVREGMAPCYRYTKERLLEIRGLPCSNERPECLSEKYDSDGVWDPEKWHASLYPSSDRVSPVESFKRDYADDRIPLKRRVADPRERLKEDDLDVVLSPQRRSFGGGCQGSAVPVPATRRAVSPLENKENESLRLGGARRVGSGRIMATRGFERDSRGDKDVRERDRERDFKDKRFRRDFGDKRVFSERRRNESYTEEEPEWFSGGPMSQSETIELIGFDEKVLEEDKRRPKRSRKRSESVKEALECNGGLVEEPEMVTEPAADQEVPQREALQEQTMGEFDFNEFFNLEKTMPGLASMIEDVLGEGSAASSRFSRWFNTVSPSASRSSSLRSTPHEELEKLAGLDPHGVSSSMAPYFTPIQSEERREKVDILALLSKAKIDLKPLLSSLSVNKEKLRESTQSGVVLSLEEVEGGLKALKVEEQRHGGGTPFMAEHLEKALTGQPTDRPRPRDSDMSAFNKLVSSMKAGGTLPTQPKVHQQPADLPLPEPLVPPPQPKSLLQELLGPPRAGSPTLLNSLLGSPDSGSGLLRPGVTSPPLFPQRAPSPEYYPGRVHPQAGFAVGAQPLLPDQFANLPRPLSPGLTPQEMRALPLTVDSATLDALIQRDLALHTRQLLHPGLSKLPQDKAHRTRQPRMNRSPGPGGLAAGGSPSNVVSSMLSPSFTPTSVIRKMYETKEKNRDEAGSRPDMGPRSQEDSNSSPSSFLEGGEGRGSPAGGAKPGFPRSTCSTPLSSQPRHSKDSERPQQSASDHHTPTLSPGHTSPFPRPIYPVPLLSHVPLGRPPPQVHPSVVQRMLAQGLQPQQLPPTLLPAGVFPPGVDLSQVQGLPPALLGQPFYALGASGYPLVPPRPGNPLPLTVLQQPRPVVHTAVSGVPPPGSMPPSQGPQRTGHLQRRAGSPQLGLAKWFGSDVLQQPLPSMPTKVISVDELEFSQ from the exons ATGGAGAAAGGTGACTGTGTAGAAGAGCAGGAGAATGGCGAGGCCTCCACAGAGGTGGTGAGGGAAGGAATGGCACCCTGTTACCGGTACACCAAG gAGAGGCTTTTGGAAATAAGGGGGCTTCCATGTTCCAATGAGCGGCCAGAATGCCTTTCGGAGAAGTATGACAG TGACGGCGTGTGGGACCCAGAGAAGTGGCACGCGTCACTCTACCCCAGCTCAGATCGGGTGTCTCCCGTGGAGAGCTTTAAGAGAGACTATGCTGATGACCGGATTCCCTTGAAGCGCCGGGTTGCAG ATCCCCGTGAAAGACTCAAAGAAGATGATCTGGACGTGGTGCTTAGTCCCCAGCGTCGCAGCTTTGGGGGTGGCTGTCAGGGTAGCGCGGTGCCCGTACCAGCCACTCGCCGGGCTGTCAGCCCCCTGGAGaacaaggagaatgagagtCTGAGACTGGGTGGAGCACGGCGCGTGGGCAGTGGGCGCATCATGGCGACGCGCGGCTTTGAGAGGGACTCCCGCGGAGACAAAGATGTCCGTGAGAGGGACCGTGAGCGTGACTTCAAGGACAAAAGGTTCCGG AGGGACTTTGGCGATAAGAGGGTCTTTAGCGAGAGGAGACGAAACGAGTCTTACACAGAGGAGGAGCCAGAGTGGTTTTCTGGGGGTCCGATGAGTCAGTCGGAGACCATCGAGCTCATCGGCTTTGACGAGAAGGTGCTTGAGGAGGACAAACGTCGACCCAAGCGTTCACGCAAACGATCCGAATCTGTAAAGGAAG CACTGGAGTGTAATGGTGGACTTGTAGAAGAGCCTGAGATGGTTACAGAGCCTGCTGCTGACCAGGAGGTTCCACAAAGAGAAGCCCTACAAGAACAGACCATGGGAGAATTTGACTTCAATGAATTCTTCAACCTAGAGAAGACTATGCCTGGGCTGGCCTCG ATGATCGAGGATGTGCTCGGGGAGGGCTCAGCAGCATCCAGCAGATTCAGCCGCTGGTTCAACACGGTCAGCCCCTCGGCCAGCCGCTCCAGCAGCCTGCGCTCCACCCCTCATGAGGAGCTGGAGAAGCTTGCAG GCCTGGACCCGCATGGTGTCTCCTCCAGCATGGCCCCCTACTTCACCCCCATCCAGTCCGAGGAGAGGCGGGAGAAAGTGGACATCTTGGCATTGCTCAGCAAGGCCAAGATCGACCTAAAGCCGCTTCTGTCCAGCCTGTCAGTCAACAAGGAGAAGCTGCGTGAGAGCA CGCAGTCAGGTGTGGTCCTGTCTTTGGAGGAGGTGGAAGGTGGCCTGAAGGCCCTGAaggtggaggagcagcggcatGGTGGAGGGACCCCCTTCATGGCAGAACACCTGGAGAAGGCTCTAACAGGCCAGCCCACAGACCGGCCTCGACCCCGCGATTCTGACATGTCTGCCTTCAACAAACTGGTCAGCAGTATGAAGGCAGGTGGCACCCTGCCCACTCAGCCCAAAGTCCAT cagcagcctgcagaCCTTCCCCTACCGGAACCCCTGGTGCCTCCCCCACAGCCGAAGAGCCTCTTACAG GAGCTCCTCGGTCCACCTCGGGCCGGTTCCCCGACTCTGCTGAACAGCCTGCTTGGCAGCCCTGATTCGGGCTCGGGCCTGCTTAGGCCGGGTGTGACGTCCCCGCCCCTGTTCCCACAGAGGGCTCCTTCACCTGAGTACTACCCAGGCCGTGTGCATCCCCAAGCCG GGTTTGCAGTTGGAGCACAGCCCCTTCTACCGGATCAGTTTGCAAATCTCCCCCGACCCCTGAGTCCTGGGCTGACCCCTCAGGAG ATGAGGGCGCTGCCCTTGACGGTTGACTCTGCTACCCTGGACGCACTTATCCAACGGGATCTGGCCCTGCACACACGCCAGCTTCTCCATCCTGGCTTGAGCAAGCTGCCCCAGGACAAGGCTCACCGCACCAG GCAGCCCCGGATGAACCGGTCCCCTGGTCCCGGGGGACTCGCCGCTGGAGGCTCCCCCAGTAACGTGGTGTCCAGCATG CTCTCTCCGTCTTTTACGCCGACGTCGGTCATCCGAAAGATGTACGAGACCAAGGAGAAGAACCGTGACGAGGCAGGGAGTCGGCCTGACATGGGGCCGCGCTCTCAGGAGG ACAGCAACAGCTCCCCTAGTTCGTTCCTGGAGGGTGGTGAAGGTCGCggctcaccagcagggggcgccaaacCTGGCTTCCCTCGCTCTACCTGCTCCACTCCGCTCTCCAGCCAGCCCAGGCACTCCAAGGACTCGGAGCGCCCTCAGCAGAGTGCTTCTGATCACCACACCCCAACCCTTTCCCCCGGCCACACATCGCCGTTCCCCCGACCTATTTACCCGGTGCCGCTGCTATCCCACGTTCCTCTGGGGCGGCCTCCTCCGCAGGTGCACCCCTCTGTGGTGCAGAGGATGTTGGCCCAGGGTCTCCAGCCCCAGCAGCTGCCCCCCACGCTGCTGCCAGCAG gagtgtTCCCCCCGGGTGTGGACCTCTCGCAAGTCCAGGGCCTGCCTCCAGCCCTGCTGGGCCAGCCGTTTTACGCCCTGGGAGCGTCAGGATACCCCCTGGTGCCCCCCCGTCCCGGAAACCCCTTGCCATTGACAGTGCTGCAGCAGCCAAGACCAG TGGTCCACACAGCGGTATCTGGAGTGCCCCCTCCTGGCAGCATGCCCCCCAGCCAGGGTCCACAGCGGACGGGGCACTTGCAGCGGCGGGCTGGGAGCCCTCAGCTTGGTCTGGCCAAGTGGTTTGGAAGCGACGTTCTTCAGCAACCGCTACCCTCCATGCCCACCAAAGTGATCAGTGTGGATGAGCTGGAGTTCAGCCAATGA